In Desulfosporosinus youngiae DSM 17734, the genomic stretch CAGTTTCGCCGAAGCGGCTATCTCCAAAGAATACTTATCCGCTGAAGGTAGTCCCGCACCGGCGAGTGGGCGAGCCTCGGAGTACTGAGTGAACGGATGTGCGAGAAGCTGACCGACCCGAGAGCACTCCCGTTTTCATCCTCTGCTGGTGCCGCGACAGCGGCCTGAGGGTCTATTTCGAAACCTAATCTTCAACGTCAGTTGAACAAGTTCACTTGGACTACCTTAGAGAACTGTTAACCGGATAAGTCAGCTAATTTATAACGGTTGCGCCCCCCCTGTTTTGCCTGATAAAGAGCATTATCCGCAGCTTCAATTAATGTCTCCGGTTGCTTTGCGGGATCAGCATACCCAATTGCCACTCCCAGACTAATCGTAACCTTTGGAGTAATCGAGGAAAGGAGATGAGGTATTTCAAGGCCTTCCACATTAACACGCAGAGTTTCAGCAATTTTCAAGGCACCTTCGACGTCCGTGTTGGAGAGGACGGCTATAAATTCTTCCCCGCCATAACGAGCCACAAAATCCCCTTGCCGTTTGAGAGAGCTCTTTAAAGAAGCCGCCACTTTCTTAAGGCATTCATCCCCTTGCAAGTGACCATAAGTATCATTATAGGCTTTAAAAAAATCAATATCGCATAATATGAGTGCGATAGGCTCGCGAGTATAGGTCGCCTGCAGCCATAGCTGTTCAAAAAACTGGTTAAAATGACGGCGGTTGGCGATACCTGTTAAACCATCGACTGAGGAAAGAAGACTTAGTTCCTGATTTGCTTTCTCTAATTGAGACCTTTCTCTGAATAAAGTGTTTGCTAATGGCCGGAAAATATACAAACCCAGAAACACAAGGGTGAGAAGAATGGTCAAGCCGCTGCTGATCTCAACCATCCGAAGATGCTGAACCTTGGCCTCACTTTCCCGCTGATACATGGATACAATTTGATCGAGAGATTCCAAGAGGTTTTCACTGTTATGAAGCAGATAAGCAAGGTGGGGATTATCAGAATTAAGTAAGTGTTCAGGTTCATCAGCTAAAGCCAGAGCCTCAGATAGATATTGATTTATTTGTGAGTTCATATTTATAGGCGGGCTGAAATACACTTCCTGCATCTGAGGAGATAAGTTGTGGGATGCGGTCAGATTAGGATTACCTTTGACTAATGCCAGGTGATTTGTCTTTACCTGATCGATAATACTCCGCAGTTGCTTTCGAGTTCGATCACGCTCGGTTGAATCTGCAATGTAAACCAGCTCAACACTCAGAAGAGCTGCTTTCTGAGACAACCAGCGCTGACTGCCGCTTAAATTCACGAGCAGCGCACTATCCCTTTGTGTCAAGATACTTAAATACATGGTTATGAACGTTGCAAGGGTCAATAAGGCAATCAAACTTAAAGCGGTAACATAGGCGCGTGTTAATTTAGATAGGGAACGGATCGTCATAGGTATTATTCCCCCTGGCCAGGTTCCTCTCCTTAAAATAATCAATTTCTACGTTCCTGAACAATAATCCTGCATTACGAGAGAAATATTTTAAAGAAATTACAAAGTGGAAAGCAGTCTAAGAAAAGTTTGCCCTGTTGGTCTTAGATTAATTAAATCTCTGTAATATTACTGATAAGCAACTTTGAAACCAAAGCGTTTCATCAATTGAAAATTAATGGTTTATACTATAAAAGTAGGGTAGTTGGTGCATTGTCAATGCATCAACTACCCTTGCCTTATTTGAAAGGTGAGACTACTTAGCCAGTGCAGGCAGCTGTTTCTTAATCAGTTCGATTAATGTAGGATTTTTTATCTCAATCGGCTTTGTTGCCGGATCATCCTGAAGATCTTCATATTTCATTGCCCCGAAACTATGATCTCTTGTGAAGTGTCCGCGTTCATCCGTTGGGTTTTTCCACATTAGTTTATCCAGATCGAAGGTTTTTCCAGCGTGACATTTAGCGCAGTTATCGGTTGGTTTGTCCGATGGAAGGAGAGAACCATTAGCATTCGCTTTATGAGTGGTATGGCAAGTCTGGCATTGATTCAGTTGTAAACTCTGAGCATGTTTGCTTGCAAAGTAATTGCGGGTACCATAGTGGGTATTAGCGATAAAGTTGCCTTGGGCATCTTTGGATGGATTGCTTTCATGACAGGTATTGCATGATTTTCTTGCCATATCAGGACTCATTGTTCCCTTCTTATCGGTAGCACTTACGTGATTTTCACCAGGGCCGTGACAGGACTCGCAAGATATGCCATAGCTGGGAGATCCGGTTTCGACACCAGGAGAATGGCATTTTCCGCAGGTATAACTTTCAGCAGTCCAATCATTTTTGCCATCCTTATCGACATCGGCTTGCTTTGGGGATTCGACCGTCCATTTATCATTTGTTTTCGTAAGAGATCCCACACGATAATATTGCTCTTTAAATCCGGCTTCTTTAGGTATTTCAGCAACAATATAATGGTCCATCATGACTCCGTAAACTTTTGCTTTAGATAAGTCAAGAGTTGTGGAGGTTGGTTTGTCTTTATTAGCTGAATCAAAGATGGTAATTGGCTCTAAAGGTTTATCCAGAGGAAAATCAGCAAGAGGCTTAAAGGCTACGTGATGTTTCGTATGAGTGACACTTTCATAGGTCTCGCTGTGACAGGCTTTACATGAATCCTCCCCTACATAAGATACCTTTGGTGTTTCAGTTAGTTGAGGCCCAGTCGGCTGAGGAGTTGGGGTTTCATCTGCCTTGTTACATCCCATAGCCAATGCCGTCAAGAATGTAAGGGAGATAATTGAGGCTAAGAAAGGCTTTTTCCAGTTCATTGAGTCGTTCCTCCTTTAATCTATCCATTAGGTGATATGATATTGTGTTGACCAAAGCTTTAAACATTTGCTTTCATTGTGCTCTTAGTTTGCTTAGAAATTAAACGGTTAATGCTTATATATAAACAGAATTTGCATGAAATTTATGGAAAATAGTTTGTGTCAGGTTGTGTTATAATTAGTCTAAAAAGCATGGTTGAAAGAATGGATGAAATCATAAATATTTATTTTTTTCAATAAATATTGTCTAAATAGAGGTTTTATTAATATTATTATCGAAGTTACTCTAAATATTTTGTTTGAATTAATAGATATTAAGCCGAAAGAGGTGAACTATGTGCGTTCGCTAAAACATCAAATTCTTATATTTTTGTTGGGGTCGCTTATACTATTGGCATCCAGCTTTCTTGTTGTCATGGGGTTCTATATGAAAGACCGGGCTGTAGCCACGGCTATCATCAAAGTTAAAACAGATTTGGCAACCTGTGAGGAAATCCTGGATAAGACATATCCCGGCCCATGGTCGGAGCAAGCCGGAAATCTGTATAAAGGCTCCATAAAAATTAGCCTTAATAATGATATAGTAGACCATTTGGCAAATCTTACAGGGGACACAGTAACCATATTTCTAGGAGACACGCGAATCGCTACCACGGTCCGCGGCTCAAACGGGGAACGGGCGATTGGGACTAAGGTTGCTCCCAATGTGGCCCAGACAGTACTTCAGGATGGTCAGACATATGTAGGAGAGGCTAATGTCGTAGGCGAATGGTACCAAACGGGTTACATTCCATTGCGCACAGAAAACGGGAACATCATCGGGATTTTTTACGTCGGCATTTCGCACGCCTATGAGCAGGAGATTTTCACTCAATCCTTAATTAAAACGGCTGGGATTGGGTTAGTCTTAACCTGTTTGGTAGCTCTTCTTACGTGGTTTTTCCTTCAGAGAGCTATCGTTTATCCTCTGCACAATATCATGTTAGCAACCCGGGACGTAGCAACCGGTCACATTACCGAGAAAGTAAAGGTTTCCGGAGCCAAGGAAATTGGAGAGCTTGAGGATGCCTTCAACCAAATGGTGGAGCAGATTCAATCTCTGACAGAGGAAATTAGCCGTATGACCTGCAACAGCCCGGAGAATGAACCAATAGAAACCAAAAATTTGCTGACTGCGGAATGTCCGCCAATACCCATCCCAAATATTGTTGGAAGAATCGGAGAAGCGGGGTTGCCTAAGGGTTTGCATCAAGCCACTTTAGGGCAAATAACTCAATTTTTGCAAGCCAACCGGCGTCCTCTCTCTGCTGAGGAAGTTGCCGAAGGAGTTAAGCTGACAAGGGTAACTGTACGTCGTTACCTCGAGTTTTTAGAACATAGCGGGGCATTAAGATCTGAACAGAAATACGGCACAGTTGGCCGGCCTGTTAAGCTATTTATACCGTTGTAAAAAACGGCCCTCGATGAGGGCCGTTTTTTATTATGATGAGAATTGTTGTCTAAATTGACTGATTAGGCAACAAATTCACTTTTTCATAATTAATAAAATTTTCTTTACTCACAAAACGCTTATTTAAAGTACATAAACACGACAGGCAGAGAGAAGAACGTTAAACTTATGGCATAGACATTATTCTTGATTCCATTACCTTAATAGAAGACATTATATAGAAGAGAGGTGTAACTAAATAGAAGTATGTTCGTAATAAAGGAGGATTCTTATGTGTGACGCGGCTTCGCCGAATCCATTTGTCAAAAAGCTAGATGACTATATCGACAGTTTGACCCACAAAAAGGAGAATCTTATTGGGGTCCTGCATTATGCTCAAGAAATATACGGATACTTACCT encodes the following:
- a CDS encoding GGDEF domain-containing protein, coding for MTIRSLSKLTRAYVTALSLIALLTLATFITMYLSILTQRDSALLVNLSGSQRWLSQKAALLSVELVYIADSTERDRTRKQLRSIIDQVKTNHLALVKGNPNLTASHNLSPQMQEVYFSPPINMNSQINQYLSEALALADEPEHLLNSDNPHLAYLLHNSENLLESLDQIVSMYQRESEAKVQHLRMVEISSGLTILLTLVFLGLYIFRPLANTLFRERSQLEKANQELSLLSSVDGLTGIANRRHFNQFFEQLWLQATYTREPIALILCDIDFFKAYNDTYGHLQGDECLKKVAASLKSSLKRQGDFVARYGGEEFIAVLSNTDVEGALKIAETLRVNVEGLEIPHLLSSITPKVTISLGVAIGYADPAKQPETLIEAADNALYQAKQGGRNRYKLADLSG
- a CDS encoding cytochrome c3 family protein; this translates as MNWKKPFLASIISLTFLTALAMGCNKADETPTPQPTGPQLTETPKVSYVGEDSCKACHSETYESVTHTKHHVAFKPLADFPLDKPLEPITIFDSANKDKPTSTTLDLSKAKVYGVMMDHYIVAEIPKEAGFKEQYYRVGSLTKTNDKWTVESPKQADVDKDGKNDWTAESYTCGKCHSPGVETGSPSYGISCESCHGPGENHVSATDKKGTMSPDMARKSCNTCHESNPSKDAQGNFIANTHYGTRNYFASKHAQSLQLNQCQTCHTTHKANANGSLLPSDKPTDNCAKCHAGKTFDLDKLMWKNPTDERGHFTRDHSFGAMKYEDLQDDPATKPIEIKNPTLIELIKKQLPALAK
- a CDS encoding cache domain-containing protein, producing the protein MRSLKHQILIFLLGSLILLASSFLVVMGFYMKDRAVATAIIKVKTDLATCEEILDKTYPGPWSEQAGNLYKGSIKISLNNDIVDHLANLTGDTVTIFLGDTRIATTVRGSNGERAIGTKVAPNVAQTVLQDGQTYVGEANVVGEWYQTGYIPLRTENGNIIGIFYVGISHAYEQEIFTQSLIKTAGIGLVLTCLVALLTWFFLQRAIVYPLHNIMLATRDVATGHITEKVKVSGAKEIGELEDAFNQMVEQIQSLTEEISRMTCNSPENEPIETKNLLTAECPPIPIPNIVGRIGEAGLPKGLHQATLGQITQFLQANRRPLSAEEVAEGVKLTRVTVRRYLEFLEHSGALRSEQKYGTVGRPVKLFIPL